In one window of Azoarcus olearius DNA:
- a CDS encoding efflux RND transporter periplasmic adaptor subunit, which produces MAEQTALPGAAVLSLLDLTRKARHAESARELGFIAVNDSHALAPYRQAALWLEGSGVYGLSGVLQVEANVPYVQWLDKVCRAQAEAGHTAQRLTAAELPPALGAEWAEWLPAYALWLALPGSAAGGGLLLARDLPWTEAEIVLLGEWLDAWAHAWRALHRPPRGSLRALVARRRGAADDSRPWWRRPLLRWVTGALLLAALPVRLTVLAPGELVPAHPAVIRAPLDGVIDTFHVQPNQTVKQDQPLFGFDEALIQARLAVSRQAQATAEAEYRQAAQQALSDGRSKAQLALLTGKIEERRAEAAFVEAQLARARVLSPRDGVALFDDPSEWLGRPVSVGERIMRIAEPGDLEVEAWVPVADAIPLAPQARVSLYLTASPLSPVEAEVRYVAHDAVQRPDGSYAYRLRATLVGDTDHRVGLKGTAKLSGRWVPLAYWAMRRPLASARAYLGW; this is translated from the coding sequence ATGGCGGAGCAGACCGCGCTGCCGGGCGCAGCGGTCCTTTCGCTGCTCGATCTCACGCGCAAGGCGCGTCACGCCGAATCGGCGCGCGAACTCGGCTTCATCGCGGTAAACGACAGCCATGCGCTGGCGCCCTACCGCCAGGCGGCGCTGTGGCTGGAAGGCAGCGGCGTGTACGGCCTGTCCGGGGTGCTGCAGGTCGAGGCCAACGTGCCCTACGTGCAGTGGCTGGACAAGGTGTGCCGCGCCCAGGCGGAAGCCGGCCACACGGCGCAGCGGCTGACGGCCGCCGAGCTGCCGCCGGCACTCGGTGCCGAGTGGGCCGAGTGGCTGCCCGCCTACGCCCTGTGGCTGGCGCTGCCGGGCAGCGCCGCGGGCGGTGGCCTGCTGCTTGCCCGCGACCTGCCCTGGACCGAAGCGGAGATCGTGCTGCTGGGTGAGTGGCTCGATGCCTGGGCCCACGCCTGGCGGGCGCTCCACCGGCCGCCGCGCGGGTCCCTGCGGGCGCTGGTTGCACGCCGCCGCGGCGCCGCGGACGACAGCCGCCCCTGGTGGCGCCGCCCGCTGCTGCGCTGGGTAACAGGCGCGCTGCTGCTGGCTGCGCTGCCGGTACGGCTGACGGTGCTGGCGCCGGGCGAACTGGTGCCCGCCCATCCGGCGGTGATCCGCGCCCCGCTCGACGGCGTCATCGACACCTTTCATGTGCAGCCCAACCAGACCGTCAAGCAGGACCAGCCGCTGTTCGGTTTCGACGAGGCGCTGATCCAGGCCAGGCTGGCCGTCAGCCGCCAGGCGCAGGCCACTGCGGAGGCGGAATACCGCCAGGCCGCGCAGCAGGCGCTCAGCGACGGCCGCTCCAAGGCCCAGCTCGCGCTGCTCACCGGCAAGATCGAGGAACGGCGCGCCGAGGCGGCCTTCGTCGAGGCGCAACTCGCCCGCGCGCGGGTGCTCTCGCCGCGCGACGGCGTGGCGCTGTTCGACGACCCCTCGGAATGGCTGGGGCGACCGGTCAGCGTGGGCGAACGCATCATGCGCATCGCCGAGCCGGGTGACCTCGAAGTGGAAGCCTGGGTGCCGGTCGCCGATGCGATCCCGCTCGCGCCGCAGGCGCGCGTCAGCCTCTACCTCACCGCCAGCCCGCTCTCCCCGGTGGAAGCGGAGGTGCGCTACGTGGCGCACGACGCAGTGCAGCGCCCGGACGGCAGCTACGCTTACCGCCTGCGCGCCACCCTGGTCGGCGACACCGACCATCGGGTCGGCCTCAAGGGCACCGCCAAGCTCAGCGGACGCTGGGTGCCGCTGGCCTACTGGGCAATGCGGCGGCCGCTGGCCAGCGCGCGCGCCTACCTCGGCTGGTAA
- a CDS encoding site-2 protease family protein has translation MALPVLREELALLPGPALADGQPSWTLHDPVRGRFFSIDWPTFEILQRWSFDDPASIAASIAADTTLQLQADDVLEVVRFLSDNQLVRPSGADSARRMTKSLARAEGGTLKWLLHHYLFFRVPLLRPDAWLTRWMPFAEHFYSRGFLLLTLAAFVLGAWQVARQWDGFVGSLVDTFTWSGLAAYGVALIAVKFLHELGHAFTAKRHGCRVPAMGVAFLVMWPVAYTDTNETWRLTRRGQRLQVAAAGIVTELLIAAWATLAWALLPDGGLRSAFFVLATTSWVATLAINASPFMRFDGYFILSDWLDLPNLHERSFALARWKLREALFDLREPCPEHFAPARARGLILFAWATWLYRLVVFIGIALLVYHFFFKLLGVFLFLVEIAWFIALPVRHELQAWRQRWPAIRARRRIRLVAPALLALLVLLALPLPGRVTASGVVRAAAVWPVFAPAAARLQQFDLREGSAVAEGAVIAVLDNPELAARREAVVAKVERLRWQAQTAGFDAEARSRLQSSQEELATAEAELAGIDEEAARYRPAAPFAGRLRDLDPDLQAGQWLANKEQIALLVGDGGRIVETWLDEEAVKRLAVGDRGVFVPDSGEGPVLRLAVSAIDADASRVLGRGILAAPAGGHILVRERNRQLIPEHAVYHVVLAVDEDPAAGTAGHDQMLRGTVSIRARWEAPLQRYLRNALMVVIRESGL, from the coding sequence ATGGCGCTACCCGTGCTGCGCGAGGAGCTTGCGCTGCTGCCCGGCCCGGCGCTGGCCGACGGCCAGCCGAGCTGGACGCTGCACGACCCGGTGCGCGGCCGCTTCTTCAGCATCGACTGGCCCACCTTCGAGATCCTGCAGCGCTGGTCCTTCGACGACCCCGCCTCGATCGCCGCCTCCATCGCCGCCGACACCACCCTGCAGCTGCAGGCGGACGACGTGCTCGAAGTCGTGCGCTTCCTGTCGGACAACCAGCTCGTCCGCCCCTCCGGCGCCGACAGCGCGCGCCGGATGACGAAGAGCCTGGCGCGGGCCGAAGGCGGAACGCTGAAATGGCTGCTGCACCACTACCTGTTCTTCCGCGTGCCGCTGCTGCGGCCCGACGCCTGGCTGACGCGCTGGATGCCGTTTGCCGAGCACTTCTACTCGCGCGGCTTCCTGCTGCTGACGCTCGCGGCCTTCGTGCTCGGCGCGTGGCAGGTCGCGCGCCAGTGGGACGGTTTCGTCGGCTCGCTGGTGGACACCTTCACCTGGTCCGGGCTCGCGGCCTACGGCGTGGCGCTGATCGCGGTGAAGTTCCTGCACGAGCTGGGGCACGCCTTCACCGCCAAGCGCCACGGCTGCCGGGTGCCGGCAATGGGCGTGGCCTTTCTGGTGATGTGGCCGGTGGCCTATACCGACACCAACGAAACTTGGCGCCTGACCCGGCGCGGCCAGCGGCTGCAGGTGGCCGCGGCCGGCATCGTCACCGAACTGCTGATCGCGGCATGGGCGACGCTGGCGTGGGCGCTGCTGCCGGACGGCGGCCTGCGCTCGGCCTTTTTCGTGCTCGCCACCACCAGCTGGGTGGCCACGCTCGCAATCAACGCCAGTCCCTTCATGCGCTTCGACGGCTATTTCATCCTGTCGGACTGGCTGGACCTGCCCAACCTGCACGAGCGCAGCTTCGCGCTCGCACGCTGGAAGCTGCGCGAAGCGCTGTTCGACCTGCGCGAGCCCTGCCCGGAGCATTTTGCCCCGGCGCGCGCGCGCGGGCTGATCCTGTTCGCGTGGGCCACGTGGCTGTACCGGCTGGTGGTGTTCATCGGCATCGCGCTGCTCGTCTATCACTTCTTCTTCAAGCTGCTCGGCGTGTTCCTGTTCCTGGTGGAGATCGCCTGGTTCATCGCGCTACCGGTGCGCCACGAACTGCAGGCCTGGCGCCAGCGCTGGCCGGCAATCCGGGCGCGGCGGCGCATCCGCCTGGTGGCTCCGGCGCTGCTGGCGCTGCTCGTGCTGCTGGCGCTGCCGCTGCCGGGGCGGGTGACCGCCAGCGGCGTGGTGCGCGCCGCCGCGGTGTGGCCGGTGTTCGCGCCCGCCGCGGCCCGGTTGCAGCAGTTCGATCTGCGCGAGGGCAGCGCCGTCGCCGAGGGCGCGGTGATCGCCGTGCTCGACAACCCGGAACTCGCGGCCCGCCGCGAGGCGGTGGTGGCCAAGGTCGAGCGCCTGCGCTGGCAGGCACAGACCGCCGGCTTCGATGCCGAGGCGCGCAGCCGGCTGCAGAGCAGCCAGGAAGAACTCGCCACCGCCGAGGCCGAGCTGGCCGGCATCGACGAGGAAGCGGCGCGCTACCGCCCCGCGGCGCCCTTCGCCGGCCGCCTGCGCGACCTCGACCCCGACCTGCAGGCCGGGCAATGGCTGGCGAACAAGGAGCAGATCGCGCTGCTGGTGGGCGACGGCGGGCGCATCGTGGAAACCTGGCTGGACGAAGAGGCGGTCAAGCGCCTCGCGGTCGGCGACCGCGGCGTCTTCGTGCCCGACAGCGGCGAGGGTCCGGTGCTGCGGCTGGCGGTCAGCGCGATCGACGCCGACGCCAGCCGCGTGCTCGGCCGCGGCATCCTGGCCGCGCCCGCCGGCGGCCACATCCTGGTCCGCGAACGCAACCGCCAGCTCATCCCGGAACATGCGGTCTACCACGTCGTGCTGGCGGTGGACGAAGACCCCGCCGCCGGCACCGCCGGGCACGACCAGATGCTGCGCGGCACGGTTTCCATACGCGCGCGCTGGGAAGCGCCGCTGCAGCGCTACCTGCGCAACGCGCTGATGGTGGTGATCCGGGAATCGGGGCTGTAG
- a CDS encoding proteasome-type protease produces the protein MTYCVAMRLDAGLVFLSDSRTYAGVDHINTFRKMHFFEREGQRVVVLMTAGNLSISQSVVNTLRERIEANKGRNLCNVPSMFEAAKHVGDCLREVHARDAESLKEFGVDFSAGLLLGGQIKGEEPRLFQIYAAGNFTEATQDTPYFQIGESKYGKPIIVRVITHRTSIDEAVKCALVSMDSSIRSNLSVGLPLDLLTYERDAFRVGHHCVLREDNAYFELIRKQWSQRLRDAFVELPDPDWERIHLTAEALRERDGASRKARRES, from the coding sequence ATGACCTACTGTGTCGCCATGCGTCTGGACGCCGGACTGGTGTTCCTGTCCGACTCGCGCACCTATGCCGGCGTCGACCACATCAACACCTTCCGCAAGATGCATTTCTTCGAGCGCGAAGGGCAGCGCGTGGTGGTGCTGATGACCGCGGGCAACCTGTCGATCAGTCAGTCGGTGGTCAACACGCTGCGCGAACGCATCGAGGCCAACAAGGGGCGCAACCTGTGCAACGTGCCGTCGATGTTCGAGGCGGCCAAACACGTGGGCGACTGCCTGCGCGAGGTGCACGCCCGCGATGCCGAATCGCTGAAGGAGTTCGGCGTCGATTTTTCCGCCGGGCTGCTGCTCGGCGGCCAGATCAAGGGTGAGGAGCCGCGGCTGTTCCAGATCTACGCCGCGGGCAATTTCACCGAAGCCACGCAGGACACGCCCTACTTCCAGATCGGTGAATCCAAGTACGGCAAGCCGATCATCGTGCGCGTGATCACCCACCGCACCTCGATCGACGAAGCGGTGAAATGCGCGCTGGTATCGATGGACTCCAGCATCCGCTCCAACCTGTCGGTGGGCCTGCCGCTCGACCTGCTGACCTACGAGCGCGACGCCTTCCGCGTGGGCCATCACTGCGTGCTGCGCGAGGACAACGCCTACTTCGAGCTGATCCGCAAGCAATGGAGCCAGCGCCTGCGCGATGCCTTCGTCGAACTGCCCGACCCCGACTGGGAGCGCATCCACCTCACCGCAGAAGCGCTGCGCGAACGCGACGGCGCCAGCCGCAAGGCGCGCCGCGAAAGCTGA
- a CDS encoding BON domain-containing protein, giving the protein MRSQREQAYGQQGYDQDEDYGQQYGQQSRQGSQQGWGQQPQQNIGQQGYGQQYGQGQQGYGQQGYGQQGYGQQHEQGMGQRYGQQQPQQSYGQSYGQQHDQGFGQSYGQGSQQYGQDYGQRYGQQQPQQNYGQQGYGQQGFGQQGYGQQQPQQHFGQQHYGQQHYGQQGGFGQSGGYGQGSQHEQGFGQHYGSSQHQQPQQHYGQQGYGQSQAGGFGQQGYGQQQPQQSFGQQGGYGQRGGMGQQYGSGSYGGQGSSGSQGSQGYGQMSSGQQDWGQQPQQFLGGQTSQGMGGYGAFHGSTQGQQWGQAGQQMRSRRGPKNYARSDERIREMVCERLVDEQDIDVTEVTIDVKDGRVELEGTVPSRQMRHRIEDIVDDCWGVKDIENRLRVQSQSQGQQSQSSQSGTQSQGGQESRSAGGSTGGSSSGGFSGMSGSSSSGLSGSSGTSASSSDKSRTGGSSETSRSKKDE; this is encoded by the coding sequence ATGAGATCGCAGCGCGAACAAGCTTACGGTCAGCAGGGCTACGACCAGGACGAAGATTACGGCCAGCAGTACGGGCAACAGTCCCGCCAGGGCAGTCAGCAAGGGTGGGGCCAGCAGCCGCAGCAGAACATCGGCCAGCAAGGCTATGGCCAGCAATACGGACAGGGCCAACAGGGCTACGGGCAACAGGGCTATGGCCAGCAAGGCTACGGCCAGCAGCACGAGCAGGGCATGGGGCAGCGTTACGGCCAGCAGCAGCCGCAGCAAAGCTATGGCCAGAGCTACGGTCAGCAGCATGACCAGGGCTTCGGCCAGAGCTACGGCCAGGGCAGCCAGCAGTACGGGCAGGACTACGGCCAGCGCTATGGCCAGCAGCAGCCGCAGCAGAACTACGGGCAGCAAGGCTATGGCCAGCAGGGCTTTGGTCAGCAGGGCTACGGCCAGCAGCAGCCCCAGCAGCACTTCGGCCAGCAGCATTACGGCCAGCAGCATTACGGCCAGCAGGGTGGCTTCGGCCAGAGCGGCGGTTATGGTCAGGGCAGCCAGCACGAGCAGGGCTTTGGCCAGCACTACGGCAGCAGCCAGCATCAGCAGCCGCAGCAGCACTATGGGCAGCAAGGCTACGGCCAGAGCCAGGCCGGTGGTTTCGGCCAGCAAGGCTACGGTCAGCAGCAGCCGCAGCAGAGCTTCGGCCAGCAGGGCGGCTACGGCCAGCGCGGCGGCATGGGCCAGCAGTACGGCTCAGGCAGCTACGGGGGCCAGGGCAGCTCCGGCAGCCAGGGCAGTCAGGGTTACGGCCAGATGAGCAGCGGCCAGCAGGACTGGGGCCAGCAGCCGCAGCAGTTCCTCGGCGGACAGACCTCGCAGGGCATGGGCGGCTACGGTGCCTTCCACGGCTCGACCCAGGGTCAGCAGTGGGGGCAGGCCGGCCAGCAGATGCGTAGCCGGCGCGGGCCGAAGAACTACGCCCGCTCCGACGAGCGTATCCGCGAGATGGTGTGCGAACGGCTGGTCGACGAGCAGGACATCGACGTCACCGAGGTGACCATCGACGTCAAGGACGGCCGCGTGGAGCTGGAAGGCACGGTACCGAGCCGGCAGATGCGCCACCGCATCGAGGACATCGTGGATGACTGCTGGGGCGTGAAGGACATCGAGAACCGGCTGCGCGTGCAGTCCCAGTCGCAAGGCCAGCAATCGCAATCCTCGCAGTCGGGCACGCAGTCGCAGGGCGGGCAGGAGTCGCGCAGCGCGGGCGGCAGCACTGGCGGGTCGTCGTCGGGCGGCTTCTCCGGCATGTCCGGCTCGTCGTCCAGCGGCCTGTCCGGCAGCAGCGGCACAAGCGCGTCGTCGAGCGACAAGTCGCGTACCGGCGGCAGCAGCGAAACCAGCCGGAGCAAGAAGGACGAATAA
- a CDS encoding cytochrome-c peroxidase, whose translation MKRVLTSLSVALAAGLATWGAVHAADSEPIQPIRAPQNINLGMVELGKKLYFDPRLSKSGFISCNSCHNLSMGGTDNIPTSIGDHWQQGPINAPTVLNASLNLAQFWDGRAADLKEQAGGPIANPGEMAFTHTLALNVLSSIPGYTREFRQVFGKDKIDIEQVTLAIAEFEKTLVTPNSRFDLWLLGKKDALTPTELAGYELFKTSGCVACHNGEAVGGNSFQKMGLIEPYKARSKAEGRSAVTGKDSDRFNFKVPTLRNVELTYPYFHDGAANTLGEAVDVMGRLQLGRKFSPDENAKIVAFLKTLTGDQPTFTLPILPPSADSTPRPTPFAAH comes from the coding sequence ATGAAACGCGTACTGACCTCGCTTTCCGTCGCCCTTGCGGCGGGCCTGGCCACCTGGGGCGCGGTGCACGCCGCGGATTCCGAGCCCATCCAGCCGATCCGCGCGCCGCAGAACATCAACCTGGGCATGGTCGAACTGGGCAAGAAGCTGTACTTCGACCCGCGCCTGTCCAAGTCCGGCTTCATCTCCTGCAACTCCTGTCACAACCTGTCGATGGGCGGCACCGACAACATTCCCACCTCGATCGGCGACCACTGGCAGCAGGGCCCGATCAACGCGCCCACCGTGCTCAACGCCAGCCTCAACCTCGCGCAGTTCTGGGACGGCCGCGCGGCCGACCTGAAGGAACAGGCCGGCGGCCCCATCGCCAACCCGGGCGAGATGGCTTTCACCCACACCCTGGCGCTCAACGTGCTGTCGTCCATCCCCGGCTATACGCGTGAGTTCCGCCAGGTGTTCGGCAAGGACAAGATCGACATCGAGCAGGTGACGCTCGCGATCGCCGAGTTCGAAAAAACCCTGGTGACGCCCAACTCGCGCTTCGACCTGTGGTTGCTCGGCAAGAAAGACGCGCTGACGCCGACCGAACTCGCCGGCTACGAGCTGTTCAAGACCAGCGGCTGCGTGGCCTGCCACAACGGCGAGGCGGTGGGCGGCAACTCCTTCCAGAAGATGGGTCTGATCGAGCCGTACAAGGCCAGGAGCAAGGCCGAGGGCCGCTCGGCGGTGACCGGCAAGGACAGCGACCGCTTCAACTTCAAGGTGCCGACGCTGCGCAACGTCGAACTCACCTACCCGTACTTCCACGACGGCGCCGCCAACACCCTGGGCGAGGCGGTGGACGTGATGGGCCGCCTGCAGCTGGGGCGCAAGTTCTCGCCCGACGAGAATGCGAAGATCGTCGCCTTCCTGAAGACGCTCACCGGCGACCAGCCGACCTTCACGCTGCCCATCCTGCCGCCTTCGGCAGATTCCACGCCGCGCCCCACGCCGTTCGCGGCGCACTGA
- a CDS encoding RNA polymerase sigma factor, producing MDGAALLAELPRLRRYARALVGERAAADDLVQDTLERAWRRAAQWRPENPLRPWLFGIMHNLRIDQLRRPGLHTRPLEDEDFELPVRATQSDALEVGDLDAALARLPEEQRAVLLLVALEGMRYEDIAATLGVPLGTVMSRLSRGRERLRAIMGEAPAANRLRVVR from the coding sequence ATGGACGGCGCCGCGCTGCTGGCCGAACTGCCCCGCCTGCGCCGCTACGCGCGGGCGCTGGTGGGCGAGCGCGCGGCCGCCGACGACCTGGTGCAGGACACCCTGGAGCGCGCCTGGAGGCGCGCCGCCCAGTGGCGCCCGGAGAACCCGCTGCGCCCTTGGCTGTTCGGCATCATGCACAACCTGCGCATCGACCAGCTGCGCCGCCCCGGCCTCCACACCCGGCCGCTGGAGGACGAGGATTTCGAGCTGCCGGTGCGCGCGACGCAGAGCGACGCGCTCGAGGTGGGCGATCTCGACGCCGCGCTCGCCCGGCTGCCCGAGGAGCAGCGCGCGGTGCTGTTGCTGGTGGCGCTGGAAGGCATGCGCTACGAAGACATCGCCGCGACACTGGGCGTGCCGCTGGGCACGGTGATGTCGCGGCTGTCGCGCGGGCGCGAACGACTGCGCGCAATCATGGGCGAGGCGCCGGCGGCCAACCGCCTGCGGGTGGTGCGATGA
- a CDS encoding anti-sigma factor family protein, whose amino-acid sequence MSKRKINEGDLHAWADDLLADERRAEVEDWLAAHPGDAARLHDYRLQNRALRAAFDPVLEEPLPAALRRAAALPPAASSPPRRWGSAPALRAAAMVALCVLGAVAGWLGHARFGTAPASPAVAEFSRQAAIAHAVYTPEVRRPVEVDGAHEEQLVAWLSKRLGAPLHAPRLGALGFELVGGRLLPGQQGPVALFMYQDPSGQRLTLYVSGEVAGHGDAGFRFAEENGVKVFYWVDGRFGYALSAAIDKAQLARIATAVYDQLESSARR is encoded by the coding sequence ATGAGCAAACGCAAGATCAACGAAGGCGATCTCCACGCCTGGGCGGACGACCTGCTCGCGGACGAGCGCCGCGCCGAGGTGGAGGACTGGCTCGCCGCCCATCCGGGCGACGCCGCGCGCCTGCACGACTACCGGCTGCAGAACCGCGCGCTGCGTGCCGCCTTCGACCCGGTGCTGGAAGAGCCGCTGCCCGCGGCGCTGCGCCGCGCGGCGGCGTTGCCCCCTGCCGCCAGCAGCCCGCCGCGCCGGTGGGGGTCCGCCCCGGCGCTGCGCGCCGCCGCGATGGTGGCGCTGTGCGTGCTCGGCGCGGTCGCCGGCTGGCTGGGCCACGCCCGCTTCGGTACGGCCCCGGCGTCGCCGGCGGTGGCCGAGTTTTCGCGCCAGGCGGCGATCGCCCACGCGGTCTATACGCCCGAAGTGCGCCGCCCGGTGGAAGTGGACGGCGCGCACGAGGAGCAGCTGGTGGCCTGGCTGTCGAAGCGGCTGGGCGCGCCCCTGCATGCGCCGCGGCTGGGGGCGCTGGGTTTCGAACTGGTGGGCGGCCGCCTGCTGCCGGGGCAGCAGGGGCCGGTGGCGCTGTTCATGTACCAGGACCCGAGCGGCCAGCGCCTGACGCTGTATGTCTCCGGCGAGGTGGCCGGCCACGGCGACGCCGGCTTCCGCTTTGCCGAAGAGAACGGTGTGAAGGTGTTCTACTGGGTGGATGGCCGCTTCGGCTATGCGCTGTCCGCCGCGATCGACAAGGCGCAGCTCGCCCGCATCGCCACCGCGGTGTACGACCAGCTGGAGAGTTCCGCGCGGCGCTGA
- a CDS encoding cyclic nucleotide-binding/CBS domain-containing protein — protein MLEHAIRAIVQNRRCVTVPDDMSVRRVAELMRVNHISAVLVTDLRSNTLKGICTERDIVFGVVASGKDAETVGVGSIMTRSPQVISPDRPFSHALHLMYEGQFHHVPVVECGAVVGILSAKDADGYDARQFEGELVRREEITAIL, from the coding sequence ATGTTGGAACATGCCATCCGCGCCATCGTCCAGAACCGGCGCTGCGTTACCGTTCCGGACGACATGTCCGTGCGCCGCGTTGCCGAGCTGATGAGGGTCAATCACATCAGCGCGGTGCTCGTAACCGACCTCCGCTCCAACACGCTGAAGGGCATCTGCACCGAGCGCGACATCGTGTTCGGCGTGGTGGCGAGCGGCAAGGACGCCGAAACGGTCGGGGTGGGTTCGATCATGACCCGCTCCCCGCAGGTGATCTCGCCCGACCGGCCGTTCAGCCACGCCCTGCACCTGATGTACGAAGGCCAGTTCCATCACGTGCCGGTGGTGGAGTGCGGCGCCGTGGTGGGCATCCTCAGCGCGAAGGACGCGGACGGCTACGATGCGCGGCAGTTCGAGGGCGAACTGGTGCGGCGGGAGGAGATTACCGCCATCCTGTAG